One genomic segment of Streptomyces sp. RerS4 includes these proteins:
- a CDS encoding CarD family transcriptional regulator has translation MTFKVGDTVVYPHHGAALIEAIETRQIKGVDKTYLVLKVAQGDLTVRVPADNAEFVGVRDVVGQDGLDRVFEVLRAPYAEEPTNWSRRYKANLEKLASGDVIKVAEVVRDLWRRERERGLSAGEKRMLAKARQILVSELALAENTNEDKAEALLDEVLAS, from the coding sequence ATGACGTTCAAGGTTGGCGACACCGTGGTCTATCCCCATCACGGGGCCGCGCTGATCGAGGCCATCGAAACTCGCCAGATCAAAGGCGTGGACAAGACCTACTTGGTGCTCAAGGTCGCCCAGGGCGACCTGACGGTTCGTGTGCCTGCGGACAATGCGGAGTTCGTCGGTGTTCGCGACGTAGTCGGCCAGGACGGGCTGGACCGGGTCTTCGAGGTGCTTCGCGCACCGTACGCAGAAGAGCCGACGAACTGGTCCCGGCGCTACAAGGCAAATCTGGAGAAGCTCGCTTCTGGCGATGTCATCAAGGTCGCCGAAGTGGTGCGTGACCTGTGGCGTCGTGAGCGCGAGCGCGGACTTTCCGCGGGTGAGAAGCGCATGCTCGCGAAGGCACGCCAGATTCTGGTCAGCGAGCTCGCGCTCGCCGAAAACACCAACGAGGACAAGGCCGAGGCCCTCCTCGACGAGGTTCTCGCGTCCTGA
- a CDS encoding DUF461 domain-containing protein: MSRSLRRGALAASAVVFSIASLAACGAGNDAQTLQIKPDNAAVTKGDIKIQNALVITQGEKGKKAGAVVSATVFNAGDTPQTLDGITLKGGKSKVVLKGAAGSGKITVPAGGSVVIGGQSNASAVVEGGNEAVKNGDAQEMVFRLSRTGDVALEAFVVPSTGMYAQYGPTEAPAAAGPAPSGSPSGTPSGSPSGAASGAPSGGPSGTPAGTPSGSPSGSASRAAGH; this comes from the coding sequence GTGAGCCGCAGCCTTCGACGCGGCGCCCTCGCCGCTTCCGCCGTCGTGTTCTCGATCGCCTCGCTCGCAGCGTGTGGCGCGGGCAACGACGCGCAGACTCTCCAGATCAAGCCGGACAACGCCGCCGTCACCAAGGGCGACATCAAGATCCAGAACGCACTGGTGATCACCCAGGGCGAGAAGGGCAAGAAGGCCGGGGCCGTCGTCTCGGCGACCGTCTTCAACGCCGGCGACACGCCGCAGACGCTGGACGGGATCACCCTCAAGGGTGGCAAGTCCAAGGTCGTCCTGAAGGGCGCTGCCGGTTCCGGCAAGATCACCGTCCCGGCCGGCGGTTCCGTGGTGATCGGTGGCCAGAGCAACGCCTCCGCCGTCGTCGAGGGCGGGAACGAGGCCGTGAAGAACGGCGACGCCCAGGAGATGGTCTTCCGGCTGAGCCGTACCGGCGACGTGGCCCTGGAGGCCTTCGTGGTCCCGAGCACCGGCATGTACGCCCAGTACGGCCCGACCGAGGCCCCCGCCGCCGCGGGCCCCGCCCCGTCCGGCAGCCCCTCGGGCACGCCGTCGGGCTCCCCGTCCGGTGCCGCCTCGGGCGCGCCGTCCGGCGGCCCCTCCGGCACCCCGGCGGGCACCCCCTCCGGCTCCCCGTCCGGCTCGGCCTCCCGCGCCGCCGGCCACTGA
- a CDS encoding ATP-binding protein, giving the protein MDVNAAVAAAAAIAGLCTGVIAMLAFRWSERDQARPTRSSMRPDINAVLPPGVDTVLSVLRSSAVVLDEGDAVVKASSAAYALGLVRGGKLAVEPMLHMARDTRRDGEIRQVELDLPRRGTGRGEALAVSARVAPLGSRLVLLLVEDLTEARRIEAVRRDFVANVSHELKTPVGAISLLSEAVMDASDDPEAVSRFAGRMQIEATRLINLVQELIDLSRVQNDDPLEDAEPVRVDTLVAEAIDRCRHTATSKQITMASGGTADLRVWGHRGQLAAALGNLVENAVNYSPARTRVGIAARRVAAPGGDLIEVAVTDQGIGIPEKDRERIFERFYRVDPARSRATGGTGLGLAIVKHVAASHGGEVSVWSSEGQGSTFTLRLPEAAAPAPAPAPATAPPPLEPEPVIPAPEVLP; this is encoded by the coding sequence ATGGACGTGAACGCGGCGGTCGCCGCAGCTGCAGCGATCGCCGGTCTGTGCACCGGCGTGATCGCGATGCTGGCGTTCCGCTGGAGCGAGCGCGACCAGGCCCGCCCCACCCGGAGCTCCATGCGCCCCGACATCAACGCGGTGCTCCCCCCCGGCGTGGACACGGTGCTCTCCGTGCTCCGCTCCTCCGCCGTGGTCCTCGACGAAGGGGACGCGGTGGTCAAGGCCAGCTCGGCGGCGTACGCCCTCGGACTGGTGCGCGGAGGAAAGCTCGCCGTCGAGCCGATGCTCCACATGGCACGCGACACGCGCCGTGACGGAGAGATACGACAGGTCGAGCTCGACCTGCCGCGGCGCGGCACCGGCCGCGGCGAGGCCCTCGCCGTCTCCGCCCGCGTGGCGCCACTGGGCTCGCGCCTGGTGCTCCTGCTGGTCGAGGACCTCACCGAGGCCCGCCGCATCGAGGCGGTACGCCGCGACTTCGTCGCGAACGTGTCGCACGAGCTGAAGACCCCCGTCGGAGCGATCTCCCTGCTCTCCGAGGCGGTCATGGACGCCAGCGACGACCCCGAGGCGGTCAGCCGCTTCGCCGGCCGAATGCAGATCGAGGCCACCCGCCTGATCAACCTCGTACAGGAACTCATCGACCTCTCCCGGGTACAGAACGACGACCCGCTGGAGGACGCCGAGCCCGTACGGGTGGACACGCTCGTCGCCGAGGCCATCGACCGCTGTCGCCACACGGCCACCTCCAAGCAGATCACCATGGCCTCGGGCGGCACCGCCGACCTGCGGGTCTGGGGCCACCGCGGCCAGCTCGCGGCGGCCCTCGGGAACCTGGTGGAGAACGCCGTCAACTACAGTCCCGCCCGCACCCGCGTCGGCATAGCCGCGCGCAGGGTCGCCGCGCCGGGTGGAGACTTGATCGAAGTAGCCGTGACCGACCAGGGCATCGGCATCCCGGAAAAGGATCGCGAGCGCATCTTCGAGCGCTTCTACCGCGTCGATCCGGCCCGCTCCCGCGCCACGGGCGGGACCGGACTGGGCCTTGCGATCGTGAAGCACGTGGCAGCCTCACACGGCGGCGAGGTGTCGGTCTGGAGCTCGGAGGGTCAGGGTTCCACCTTCACGCTGCGCCTGCCCGAGGCGGCCGCACCGGCCCCGGCACCCGCCCCCGCAACAGCACCGCCCCCGCTTGAACCCGAACCTGTCATTCCTGCCCCGGAGGTCCTTCCGTGA
- a CDS encoding response regulator transcription factor has protein sequence MTRVLVVEDEESFSDALSYMLRKEGFEVAIAATGPDGLDEFERNGADLVLLDLMLPGLPGTEVCRQLRGRSNVPVIMVTAKDSEIDKVVGLEIGADDYVTKPFSSRELVARIRAVLRRRGEPEEVTPAALEAGPVRMDVDRHVVTVAGAKVDLPLKEFDLLEMLLRNAGRVLTRMQLIDRVWGADYVGDTKTLDVHVKRLRAKIEPDPGAPRYLVTVRGLGYKFEP, from the coding sequence GTGACCCGAGTGCTCGTCGTCGAGGATGAGGAATCCTTCAGCGACGCCCTGTCCTACATGCTCCGCAAGGAAGGCTTCGAGGTCGCGATCGCCGCGACGGGCCCCGACGGGCTCGACGAGTTCGAGCGCAACGGCGCCGACCTCGTCCTCCTGGACCTCATGCTGCCCGGCCTGCCGGGCACCGAGGTCTGCCGGCAGCTGCGCGGCCGCTCCAACGTCCCCGTGATCATGGTGACCGCCAAGGACAGCGAGATCGACAAGGTCGTCGGGCTGGAGATAGGAGCGGACGACTACGTCACCAAGCCGTTCTCCTCCCGCGAGCTCGTCGCCCGCATCCGCGCGGTCCTGCGCCGCCGCGGCGAGCCGGAAGAGGTCACCCCGGCGGCCCTGGAGGCCGGACCCGTACGGATGGACGTCGACCGGCACGTGGTCACCGTCGCCGGCGCCAAGGTCGACCTCCCGCTGAAGGAGTTCGACCTCCTGGAGATGCTCCTGCGCAACGCGGGCCGCGTGCTGACCCGCATGCAGCTGATCGACCGGGTCTGGGGCGCCGACTACGTCGGCGACACCAAGACCCTCGACGTCCACGTCAAGCGCCTGCGCGCCAAGATCGAACCCGACCCGGGTGCCCCGCGCTACCTGGTCACCGTCCGCGGCCTGGGCTACAAGTTCGAGCCGTAA